From a single Okeanomitos corallinicola TIOX110 genomic region:
- a CDS encoding glycosyltransferase family 2 protein, giving the protein MNCPSTKSISVILVNYNGADILTDCINSLEKFTSNDNLEIIIVDNNSQDNSIDNLENKYADIKLMKLMKNVGFGAGNNAGAKIATGEFLCFLNTDTILIENTPQILLNYLQQYQDVAVVSPRIIFKDGSYQLSSGKLPSLIVEFFDKIKYGLDSKFHSILSRFYDKQNSLTKEVGWVTGACLMIRRDVFDKLGGFDETFFMYFEDKDLCKRVNDAAFKVVYYPQTSLIHLLGGSSRNAKKSVNHYYRNSQIYYYQKHLGTIQTAILKLYLRISGK; this is encoded by the coding sequence ATGAATTGTCCATCAACTAAATCAATATCAGTAATTCTAGTTAACTATAATGGAGCGGATATCTTAACAGACTGTATAAATTCATTAGAAAAATTTACCTCTAATGACAACTTAGAAATTATCATAGTTGATAATAACTCTCAAGATAATAGTATAGATAATTTAGAGAATAAATATGCTGATATTAAATTGATGAAACTAATGAAAAATGTTGGTTTTGGAGCGGGAAACAATGCTGGTGCAAAAATAGCTACAGGGGAATTTTTATGTTTTTTAAATACTGATACAATTCTTATAGAGAATACACCTCAAATACTATTAAATTATCTTCAACAATATCAAGATGTGGCAGTTGTAAGTCCTCGTATAATATTTAAAGATGGTAGTTATCAATTATCTTCCGGGAAATTACCAAGCCTAATAGTAGAATTTTTTGACAAAATTAAATACGGATTAGATAGTAAATTTCATAGTATATTGTCAAGATTTTATGATAAACAAAATTCATTAACTAAAGAAGTAGGTTGGGTAACAGGTGCTTGTTTAATGATAAGGCGAGATGTATTTGACAAATTGGGAGGTTTTGATGAAACATTTTTTATGTATTTTGAAGATAAGGATCTTTGTAAACGAGTTAATGATGCTGCCTTTAAAGTGGTTTATTATCCACAAACGAGTTTAATTCATTTGTTAGGCGGAAGTTCCAGAAATGCAAAAAAAAGTGTTAACCATTATTATAGAAATAGTCAAATATATTACTATCAAAAACATCTAGGTACAATTCAAACGGCAATTTTAAAATTATATTTAAGAATTTCTGGTAAGTAA
- a CDS encoding glycosyltransferase family 4 protein, whose amino-acid sequence MIKTRILLMIDDATLGGGQMHVFLLAKYLDKSQFEVSIATESQGWLFDTASALNIPLHQLNISNKITWKSFKNVQELLIKNHFDIIHTHGGTAGFWGRLVGKISSKSSKIIHTYHGLHYLNQNSIKSKIFKLIDQLLLLITNQIICVCKADYVSGLAAKVVAPNAYTIIYNGIEIDKFSSNLDQQKARKIFNIEPEKIIFGNVARLHPQKGHKILLQALAKIVNSYTNTHLLIVGDGEIREELIKIAQELGIKNHVSFLGARSDIYEFLSAIDIFVLPSLWEGQPIALLEALAMGKPCIASNVNGIPEIINNGINGYLVNPNDVDNLYELMTSLILDKQKFEQFSVNGKITVSDMFSAQNMADKTAQVYTNLLINN is encoded by the coding sequence GTGATCAAAACTCGCATATTATTAATGATAGATGATGCTACCCTTGGTGGTGGACAAATGCACGTTTTTCTACTGGCAAAATATCTTGATAAATCTCAATTTGAAGTATCTATTGCCACAGAATCTCAAGGTTGGTTATTTGATACAGCATCAGCTTTAAATATACCTCTACATCAGCTAAATATTTCCAACAAAATAACATGGAAATCTTTTAAAAACGTTCAAGAACTACTCATTAAAAATCATTTTGATATTATACATACTCATGGAGGAACAGCAGGATTTTGGGGCAGATTAGTAGGTAAAATATCTAGTAAATCATCCAAAATAATTCATACTTATCATGGATTACACTATCTCAATCAAAATAGCATTAAATCAAAAATTTTTAAATTAATTGATCAATTACTATTACTTATAACTAATCAAATCATCTGTGTTTGCAAAGCAGATTATGTGAGTGGGTTAGCTGCAAAAGTCGTAGCTCCTAATGCTTATACAATTATCTACAACGGTATCGAGATTGATAAATTTAGCAGCAATTTAGACCAACAAAAAGCCAGAAAAATATTTAATATAGAACCTGAAAAAATCATTTTTGGTAATGTAGCTAGATTGCATCCACAAAAAGGACATAAAATACTTTTACAAGCATTGGCTAAAATAGTTAATTCCTATACTAACACCCATTTATTAATTGTAGGTGATGGAGAAATAAGAGAAGAATTAATTAAAATCGCTCAAGAATTAGGAATTAAAAATCATGTTTCTTTTTTAGGTGCGCGTTCAGATATTTATGAATTTTTATCAGCTATTGATATTTTTGTATTACCTTCATTATGGGAAGGTCAACCTATAGCTTTATTAGAAGCATTAGCAATGGGTAAACCTTGTATTGCTTCTAATGTTAATGGTATTCCTGAAATTATTAATAATGGAATAAATGGGTATTTGGTAAATCCAAATGATGTAGATAATTTATATGAGTTAATGACTTCATTAATATTAGATAAACAAAAATTTGAGCAGTTTTCCGTAAATGGTAAAATTACCGTTTCTGATATGTTTTCTGCTCAGAATATGGCAGATAAAACAGCACAAGTTTATACTAATCTTCTAATTAATAATTAA
- a CDS encoding type II toxin-antitoxin system VapC family toxin encodes MIVFIDSSVLGIIANPNKIGEPSKCREWLYKLLSKGVYICSSQICDFEVRRNLILEYQRKPHLNSIENLDKLPEIITFLPIDWELLKEASTLWASARSQGIPTADNKSLDIDIIICSHWQKLKEDFPGRYIVIATTNVKHLSRFAEAKNWMDIQF; translated from the coding sequence ATGATAGTATTTATTGACTCCAGTGTACTAGGAATTATTGCCAATCCTAATAAAATTGGTGAACCAAGCAAATGTAGAGAATGGCTTTACAAATTGCTTTCAAAAGGTGTGTATATCTGCTCCTCTCAGATTTGTGATTTTGAGGTTAGAAGAAATCTAATACTAGAATATCAGAGAAAACCTCACTTAAATAGTATTGAGAATTTAGATAAACTTCCAGAAATAATCACATTTTTACCTATAGACTGGGAATTACTCAAAGAAGCATCTACACTTTGGGCTTCTGCTCGCAGTCAAGGAATACCAACAGCAGATAACAAAAGTTTAGATATTGATATTATTATCTGTAGTCATTGGCAAAAACTTAAAGAAGATTTTCCCGGTCGCTATATTGTCATAGCAACTACCAATGTCAAACATTTAAGTCGCTTTGCTGAAGCAAAAAACTGGATGGATATTCAATTTTAA
- a CDS encoding AbrB/MazE/SpoVT family DNA-binding domain-containing protein encodes MRITSKGQVTIPVEIREQLGLTPNTEVEFEVIGDAVYVKKIKAKPTAGKTLIEQMRGKATVKMTTDEIMALTRQDQ; translated from the coding sequence ATGAGAATTACATCCAAAGGACAAGTAACTATTCCCGTAGAAATACGAGAGCAATTAGGACTTACACCCAACACAGAAGTAGAATTTGAAGTCATCGGAGACGCAGTTTACGTAAAAAAAATCAAAGCGAAACCCACCGCTGGTAAAACTCTAATAGAACAGATGCGAGGTAAAGCCACCGTCAAAATGACAACTGATGAAATCATGGCACTAACCCGACAAGACCAATGA
- a CDS encoding type II toxin-antitoxin system VapC family toxin yields MKEILVDSNIILDIVTEDPNWFDWSSKKLAEYAEQTKLNINPIIYAEVSIGFKKIEELEAILPIKFFHRLDLPWEAAFLAGKCFAQYRQQTGTKRSPLPDFYIGSHAAIMDMILLTRDVNRYRTYFPTLELIIPEFV; encoded by the coding sequence ATGAAAGAAATACTGGTTGATAGCAATATAATCCTTGATATTGTCACAGAAGATCCAAATTGGTTTGATTGGTCATCCAAAAAATTAGCTGAATATGCTGAACAGACAAAACTTAACATCAACCCGATTATTTATGCTGAAGTTTCCATTGGGTTTAAAAAGATAGAAGAGTTAGAAGCTATCTTACCCATAAAGTTTTTTCACCGTTTAGACCTACCTTGGGAAGCAGCATTTTTAGCTGGAAAATGTTTTGCACAATATCGTCAACAAACTGGAACTAAGCGATCGCCTTTACCTGATTTTTACATAGGCTCTCATGCAGCAATCATGGATATGATACTTTTAACCAGAGATGTCAATCGTTACCGCACTTATTTTCCTACCTTAGAACTCATAATTCCCGAATTTGTATAA
- a CDS encoding Rpn family recombination-promoting nuclease/putative transposase → MKTDSIFYQIFQTLPTVLFELLGESPDQASGYKFDSVEVKELSFRFDGLFLPPADENKLIYFLEVQFQQRDNFYWDLFGEIFLYLKLYRPQQNWYAVAIFPNRSIDTAEPIQYQELFHSGRISRIYLDELGEKTGDSVGLGVLELVVAQQEQIRDKVVQLKEQVRVSLTEPMIQEKVLELVDKILVYKFPYLSSQELEAMFGLDELKQTRYFQDVKEEGKAEGKAEGKAEGKLEMIPLLLRLGLSVEAIASELNLDIELIRSRIAENKQSVDVKED, encoded by the coding sequence ATGAAAACAGATTCAATTTTTTATCAAATATTTCAAACTTTACCTACTGTTTTGTTTGAATTATTAGGAGAATCTCCTGATCAGGCAAGTGGATATAAGTTTGATTCAGTGGAAGTTAAGGAGTTATCATTCCGTTTTGATGGGTTATTTCTCCCACCTGCGGATGAAAATAAACTGATTTATTTTTTAGAGGTTCAATTTCAACAACGTGATAATTTTTACTGGGATTTGTTTGGGGAAATATTTCTGTATTTAAAGTTATATCGTCCTCAACAAAACTGGTATGCAGTGGCGATATTTCCTAATCGTAGCATTGATACAGCAGAACCAATTCAGTATCAAGAATTATTCCATTCAGGTAGAATATCACGGATATACTTAGATGAGTTAGGGGAAAAAACAGGTGATTCTGTTGGTTTAGGAGTGCTAGAATTGGTGGTAGCACAACAAGAACAAATCAGGGATAAGGTAGTTCAACTGAAAGAACAGGTACGGGTATCTTTAACAGAACCAATGATCCAGGAAAAGGTTTTAGAATTGGTAGATAAGATACTGGTTTATAAGTTTCCTTATTTAAGTAGTCAGGAGTTAGAAGCGATGTTTGGACTAGATGAGTTGAAGCAAACACGGTATTTTCAAGATGTGAAGGAAGAGGGTAAGGCGGAAGGTAAAGCGGAAGGTAAAGCGGAAGGTAAGTTAGAGATGATTCCTTTGTTGTTACGTTTGGGTTTAAGTGTGGAGGCGATCGCGTCTGAGTTGAATTTAGATATAGAATTAATTAGGTCAAGGATAGCGGAAAATAAGCAATCAGTGGATGTTAAGGAAGATTAG
- the pyk gene encoding pyruvate kinase, with protein sequence MTQLRDSLRRTKIVATIGPATSSPEMLKAIIEAGATTLRLNFSHGTHADHQRSIRLIRQTAFELNRPVAILQDLQGPKIRLGKFENGFITLAKGDRFTLTNRQVVGTQEISCVTYDYLAEEVPVGSKILLDDGRVEMVVEEINRDKGDLHCRITVPGKLSNNKGVNFPGVYLSIKAMTDKDREDLIFGLDQGVDWVALSFVRNPQDIIEIKELISSTGKNVPVVAKIEKHEAIEQMEAVLSLCDGVMVARGDLGVELPAEDVPVLQKRLIATANRLGIPIITATQMLDSMVSNPRPTRAEVSDVANAILDGTDAVMLSNETAVGSYPIEAVATMARIAERIEQEEIQQNSRNMRDNKSSIPNAISQAVGQIAENLNAAAIMTLTQTGSTARNVSKFRPTTPILAITPHVNVARQLQMVWGIRPLLVLELPSTGQTFQAAINVAQEKNLLTEGDLVVMTAGTLQGVSGSTDLIKVEVVTAVLGQGIGLGQGSVSGRARVAQTGMDASNFNPGDILVASSTGVDFVEAIRKAGGIITEDESLTSHAAVIGLRLGVPVIVGVKEATKVIKDGAILTLDMQRGLVYSGAVGTP encoded by the coding sequence ATGACGCAATTAAGAGATTCTCTGCGCCGAACTAAAATTGTTGCTACTATTGGCCCTGCTACCAGCAGTCCAGAAATGCTGAAGGCAATTATTGAAGCAGGTGCAACAACGCTACGGTTAAATTTTTCTCACGGAACTCATGCTGACCATCAACGTAGTATCCGCTTAATTAGACAAACCGCTTTTGAACTAAATCGCCCGGTGGCTATTTTACAAGATTTGCAAGGACCGAAGATTCGTTTAGGAAAGTTTGAAAATGGTTTTATAACTTTAGCTAAGGGCGATCGCTTCACTTTGACAAATCGCCAAGTTGTAGGAACTCAGGAAATTAGCTGTGTTACCTATGATTATTTAGCGGAAGAAGTCCCTGTCGGCTCGAAAATTCTCCTGGATGATGGACGAGTAGAAATGGTAGTGGAGGAGATTAACCGGGATAAAGGCGATTTACATTGTCGGATTACAGTTCCAGGTAAACTTTCTAACAATAAAGGAGTAAACTTTCCGGGAGTTTACTTATCCATCAAAGCCATGACCGATAAAGATCGTGAGGATCTAATTTTTGGCTTAGATCAAGGTGTAGACTGGGTAGCATTATCTTTTGTTCGTAACCCCCAAGATATTATAGAAATTAAAGAGTTAATTTCCAGCACTGGTAAAAACGTGCCTGTGGTTGCCAAAATTGAAAAGCACGAAGCGATAGAACAAATGGAAGCTGTTTTATCTCTGTGTGATGGGGTGATGGTGGCTAGAGGTGACTTAGGGGTAGAACTTCCAGCGGAAGATGTACCAGTCCTGCAAAAACGATTAATTGCTACAGCTAACCGTTTAGGTATTCCCATTATCACCGCTACCCAAATGTTAGATAGCATGGTCAGCAACCCACGTCCTACCCGCGCGGAAGTATCTGATGTAGCTAATGCAATTTTAGATGGTACGGATGCGGTGATGCTTTCCAATGAAACCGCAGTAGGTAGTTACCCGATAGAAGCTGTAGCAACAATGGCCAGAATTGCTGAACGCATTGAACAGGAAGAAATCCAGCAAAATTCCCGCAATATGCGAGATAACAAAAGTTCTATTCCTAATGCTATTAGTCAAGCAGTTGGTCAAATTGCGGAAAATTTAAATGCAGCAGCAATTATGACTTTGACACAAACAGGATCTACTGCTCGGAATGTGTCTAAATTTCGCCCGACAACGCCAATTTTAGCGATTACACCTCATGTTAATGTAGCGCGACAATTGCAGATGGTCTGGGGTATTAGGCCACTTTTGGTTTTAGAATTACCTTCTACTGGTCAGACTTTCCAAGCTGCGATTAATGTCGCTCAGGAGAAAAATCTGTTAACTGAGGGTGATTTGGTGGTGATGACTGCTGGTACATTGCAAGGTGTTTCTGGTTCAACTGATTTGATTAAGGTTGAGGTAGTAACAGCGGTGTTAGGTCAAGGTATTGGTTTAGGACAGGGTTCTGTGAGTGGCCGCGCTAGGGTAGCTCAAACTGGTATGGATGCGAGTAATTTTAATCCTGGAGATATTTTAGTTGCATCTAGTACCGGGGTTGATTTTGTAGAAGCAATTCGCAAAGCTGGCGGTATTATTACTGAGGATGAGAGTCTTACCAGTCACGCTGCGGTCATTGGTTTACGTCTTGGTGTACCTGTGATTGTGGGTGTGAAGGAAGCGACTAAGGTAATTAAGGATGGGGCAATTTTGACTTTAGATATGCAGCGGGGTTTGGTTTATTCTGGTGCGGTGGGAACACCTTAA
- the crtR gene encoding beta-carotene hydroxylase, with amino-acid sequence MLTSEAKKPLTIPPKELLAPPGDFNPTLLLFFVVVTMLVLSNFGYWVWQWPDWLCFTINTLCLHCSGTIIHDACHQSAHRNPIINAMLGHGSALILAFAFPVFTRVHLQHHGNVNDPKNDPDHYVSTGGPLWLIAVRFLYHEVFFFQRKLWRKYELLEWFISRAIVIAIFYISIQYHFLGYILNFWFIPAFIVGIALGLFFDYLPHRPFEERNRWKNARVYPGKILNILILGQNYHLIHHLWPSIPWYNYQPTYDLMKPLLDQKGSPQTSGLLQKKDFLEFVYDIFIGIRFNHH; translated from the coding sequence ATGCTCACGTCGGAGGCAAAAAAGCCGCTGACAATCCCACCCAAAGAACTTTTAGCACCTCCTGGTGATTTTAATCCCACCCTACTGCTGTTTTTTGTAGTAGTGACAATGTTGGTATTATCTAACTTTGGTTATTGGGTTTGGCAATGGCCAGATTGGTTATGTTTTACTATCAATACCCTGTGCTTACATTGTTCTGGGACGATCATTCATGATGCTTGTCATCAATCTGCCCATCGCAATCCAATCATTAACGCTATGTTAGGTCATGGTAGCGCCCTAATTCTAGCCTTTGCTTTTCCAGTATTTACACGGGTACATTTGCAGCATCATGGTAATGTTAATGACCCTAAAAACGATCCAGATCATTATGTTTCCACTGGTGGACCGCTGTGGTTAATTGCAGTGAGATTTTTGTATCATGAAGTATTTTTCTTTCAGAGAAAATTGTGGCGCAAGTATGAACTGCTAGAATGGTTTATTAGCCGTGCGATCGTAATTGCTATCTTTTATATTTCTATCCAGTATCATTTTCTGGGTTATATTCTTAATTTTTGGTTTATTCCAGCCTTTATAGTCGGGATTGCCTTGGGTTTATTTTTTGATTATTTACCCCATCGTCCCTTTGAAGAACGCAATCGCTGGAAAAATGCCCGCGTCTATCCTGGTAAAATACTCAACATTCTCATTTTAGGACAGAACTATCACCTCATCCATCATCTGTGGCCTTCTATTCCTTGGTATAATTACCAACCTACCTATGATCTGATGAAACCATTGTTAGATCAAAAAGGTAGTCCCCAAACTTCCGGTTTATTGCAAAAAAAGGACTTCCTCGAATTTGTCTATGACATTTTCATTGGTATTAGATTTAACCATCACTAA
- a CDS encoding SMI1/KNR4 family protein: MWIPLTYDGGGNHCCLDLDPAEGGNLGQIITMWHDDGVRAIIAPIFRAWLQQYADNLGSGDYGFEED; the protein is encoded by the coding sequence TTGTGGATACCACTCACCTATGATGGTGGTGGTAATCACTGTTGTTTAGATTTAGATCCGGCTGAGGGTGGTAATCTGGGACAGATAATTACTATGTGGCATGATGATGGTGTTAGAGCGATTATTGCTCCTATTTTCCGCGCTTGGTTGCAGCAATACGCAGATAATTTGGGATCTGGTGATTATGGTTTCGAGGAAGATTGA
- a CDS encoding substrate-binding domain-containing protein — protein MRKQKKNDNVILNLALSLALATTPLSISLFASLPVLAESQSDQPGFSLPEIVESGTKIRIDGSSNLLMINQGLKDSFEKQFAGTQVEISNNGADLAIKDLLDGKIDIAAMGRGITPAEKVQGLEQIRLRREKIAIIVSADNPFPGNLTSKQFAQIFRGEITDWSEIGGKSGKIRFIDHPENSDTRNSLRDYPFFQSQDFSTGKNAILVEDNQIDKIVKELGQEGISYALANQVSKLADVRVLTVEGLTPDDSEYPFSQPLVYVYKKNPNSAVASFLGYTLAPIGKKAIIAAREAEAAMIAAKTLQNVTTTSGTNSPSESKSSLTAVESETATSAVNSRNDQQFVNPVDNNPFEDKNLIFLIALSSLPIIGLASFLALWLKKKQSSTSQNIDSQETSLTYISSTTETTPETTEEHIIIDPLASSTNTNGNSNSHNNNSTIINTDDNLIYISKENHSVNTNGTTKNNNTTEKIGENIDFDDPTIALDCGEVVWDTEAPVAVVNTAYSSVSNIPKIPVNYLEIRADYDLDKSLSDLLNEETDIQPEDKNNLPEMLNGYDLSSQESQTSLADLLNEDVDLSSQEATNALLEILNENPDLSSQESQTSLADLLDENTNELDQKSTNSLLEKVGILVARNDIDPNTSLSELLDIISNSNSGDINAESNNEILKSLDLSTDQSNSRSIDSLADLLGISSSAEEETELGTKSVTDEAQQLISELSDELSEVFNDLIDEVDEQELNADLARELSLNLPVNSNHFPDFVVDEEIVSDINTENVSLNLDLNNQIQTTELTVADINGNSSIVFTPRTPKWAYISWYISENQKAIAKNQGGYVLLVRLYDATDIDLSYQNPQLVQQYECEEVICDCYVAIPTSNRDYLAEIGYLTQNNTWLCMARSSKVRIFSRPSGDFWFVADTELVIHGSTEPGATVTIGGHQIKLQPDGTFHLRVPFSENLLKYMMTACSADGESSVTILKKFFLENADN, from the coding sequence ATGCGTAAACAAAAGAAAAATGATAATGTAATCCTTAATCTGGCATTATCGCTGGCATTAGCTACCACACCATTATCAATTAGCCTATTTGCTTCATTACCTGTACTAGCAGAATCACAATCTGATCAACCTGGTTTTTCATTACCAGAAATAGTAGAAAGCGGGACAAAAATTAGAATTGATGGTTCTAGCAACTTATTGATGATTAATCAAGGCCTCAAAGATAGCTTTGAGAAACAGTTTGCTGGGACACAAGTAGAAATTAGTAATAATGGTGCTGATTTAGCAATTAAAGACTTATTAGATGGGAAAATTGATATAGCAGCTATGGGCCGGGGAATCACCCCAGCAGAAAAAGTCCAAGGATTAGAACAAATTCGCTTACGTAGAGAAAAAATAGCAATTATAGTTAGTGCAGATAATCCCTTTCCAGGGAATTTAACCAGTAAACAATTTGCCCAGATTTTTAGAGGAGAAATCACTGACTGGTCAGAAATAGGAGGAAAATCTGGAAAAATAAGATTTATTGATCATCCTGAAAATAGTGATACGAGAAATTCCTTGCGTGATTATCCATTTTTTCAATCTCAGGACTTTTCTACAGGTAAAAATGCCATTCTAGTAGAAGATAATCAAATTGATAAGATTGTTAAAGAATTAGGTCAAGAAGGAATCAGCTATGCTCTAGCTAATCAAGTCTCAAAACTTGCAGATGTTAGAGTTTTAACAGTTGAGGGTTTGACTCCAGATGATTCTGAATATCCATTTTCCCAACCTTTAGTTTACGTTTATAAAAAAAATCCTAACTCAGCAGTAGCGAGTTTTTTGGGTTATACTCTTGCACCAATAGGTAAAAAAGCAATAATAGCAGCCAGAGAAGCAGAAGCTGCCATGATTGCCGCTAAAACATTGCAAAATGTTACCACTACAAGCGGTACAAATTCCCCATCTGAAAGCAAATCCTCATTGACTGCTGTAGAGTCAGAAACAGCAACAAGTGCAGTTAATTCTAGAAATGACCAACAGTTTGTAAATCCTGTAGATAATAATCCGTTTGAAGATAAAAATCTCATCTTTTTGATTGCATTATCATCACTACCAATTATTGGTTTGGCCAGCTTTTTAGCTTTGTGGTTAAAGAAAAAACAGTCATCCACCAGTCAAAATATAGATAGTCAAGAAACATCTTTGACTTATATAAGCTCAACTACAGAAACAACACCAGAAACCACGGAAGAACACATTATTATTGATCCGTTGGCAAGTTCTACCAATACTAACGGTAACTCTAATTCTCACAACAATAATTCAACTATCATCAACACTGACGATAATCTTATTTACATTTCCAAAGAAAACCATTCTGTAAATACAAATGGTACAACCAAGAACAACAACACAACAGAAAAAATTGGAGAAAATATTGATTTTGATGATCCGACAATTGCCCTAGATTGTGGGGAAGTTGTGTGGGATACAGAAGCACCAGTTGCTGTTGTGAATACTGCCTACTCATCAGTTTCTAATATTCCCAAAATACCAGTCAATTATTTAGAAATAAGAGCAGATTATGATCTAGATAAATCTCTATCAGATTTGCTCAATGAAGAAACAGATATACAACCAGAAGATAAAAATAATTTGCCAGAAATGCTGAACGGTTATGATTTATCCAGTCAGGAATCTCAGACTTCTCTAGCAGATTTACTTAATGAAGATGTTGATTTGTCAAGTCAAGAAGCCACTAATGCTTTGTTAGAAATACTAAACGAAAATCCTGATTTATCCAGTCAGGAATCTCAGACTTCTCTGGCAGATTTACTTGATGAAAATACTAATGAATTAGATCAAAAATCTACTAATTCATTACTAGAAAAAGTTGGAATCTTAGTTGCGAGAAATGATATAGATCCCAACACTTCATTGTCAGAATTACTGGATATAATTAGTAATAGTAATTCAGGTGATATTAACGCAGAATCTAATAATGAAATTTTAAAGTCACTTGATTTATCTACAGATCAATCTAATTCCAGATCAATTGATTCCCTTGCTGATTTACTGGGTATATCATCATCAGCAGAGGAAGAAACAGAATTAGGTACAAAATCGGTGACAGATGAAGCTCAACAATTAATATCTGAATTATCAGATGAATTAAGTGAAGTATTTAATGATTTGATAGATGAAGTAGATGAACAAGAACTAAATGCAGATTTGGCTAGGGAGCTATCGTTAAATTTACCCGTTAATTCAAATCATTTTCCAGACTTCGTAGTTGATGAAGAGATAGTTTCAGATATTAATACAGAAAATGTTTCTCTAAATTTAGATTTAAATAATCAAATCCAGACGACAGAACTCACCGTTGCAGATATTAATGGTAACAGTAGCATTGTCTTTACACCACGTACTCCAAAATGGGCTTATATTTCTTGGTATATTTCGGAAAATCAGAAAGCAATAGCCAAAAACCAAGGTGGTTATGTTTTATTAGTGCGTTTGTATGATGCTACTGACATTGATCTGAGTTACCAAAATCCTCAATTAGTGCAGCAGTATGAATGTGAAGAAGTGATTTGTGATTGTTATGTAGCTATTCCCACCAGCAACCGTGACTATCTGGCGGAAATAGGCTATCTCACTCAGAATAATACTTGGTTGTGTATGGCACGTTCTAGTAAAGTTCGTATTTTTAGTCGTCCTAGTGGAGACTTTTGGTTTGTTGCAGATACGGAGTTAGTGATTCATGGTTCAACAGAACCTGGTGCAACTGTGACTATTGGTGGTCATCAAATTAAACTCCAACCTGATGGTACTTTTCATTTGCGTGTTCCTTTCTCAGAAAATTTACTCAAGTACATGATGACTGCTTGTTCTGCTGATGGAGAAAGTAGTGTGACTATCTTGAAAAAGTTTTTTCTAGAAAATGCAGATAATTAA
- the nadC gene encoding carboxylating nicotinate-nucleotide diphosphorylase, with protein MNNFIGVLPPFLVLDQFLQSWLMEDIGRGDRTTQSLLSPNTKTGQAKWVAKAPGIIAGLPVAARVFQLLNDQVSFVPIISEGTKCEPGEVIAEIHGSLDALLMGERVALNLAMRLSGIATLTNQYVEKIADLPTKFVDTRKTTPGLRILEKYATAVGRAINHRMGLDDAVMIKDNHITAAGSIGEAISLVRSQIPYPLTIEVETENLEQVKEALKYQADIIMLDNMPLTTMTEAVKLIRQYNNRIKIEASGNITLETIHAVAETGVDYISSSAPITQSKWLDLSMKIM; from the coding sequence ATGAATAATTTTATAGGTGTACTACCACCGTTTTTGGTGTTAGATCAATTTTTACAAAGTTGGTTAATGGAAGATATTGGTAGAGGCGATCGCACTACTCAATCTCTTTTATCCCCAAACACAAAAACAGGACAAGCAAAATGGGTAGCAAAAGCACCAGGAATAATTGCTGGTTTACCTGTAGCAGCTAGAGTATTTCAATTATTAAATGATCAAGTCAGCTTTGTACCAATAATTTCTGAAGGGACAAAATGTGAACCAGGAGAAGTAATAGCAGAAATTCATGGTTCACTAGATGCGCTATTAATGGGGGAAAGGGTAGCCTTAAATTTGGCAATGCGGTTAAGTGGAATTGCCACCCTAACTAATCAATATGTAGAAAAAATCGCAGATTTACCAACAAAGTTTGTAGACACTCGTAAAACGACACCAGGTTTAAGAATCTTGGAAAAATATGCTACTGCTGTAGGTAGAGCAATTAATCATCGCATGGGTTTAGATGATGCAGTCATGATTAAAGATAATCACATTACTGCTGCTGGTAGTATTGGTGAAGCTATTTCCCTTGTGCGTTCTCAAATTCCCTATCCTCTAACTATTGAAGTAGAAACGGAAAATTTAGAACAGGTGAAAGAAGCTTTAAAATATCAAGCCGACATTATTATGTTAGACAATATGCCTTTAACAACAATGACTGAAGCAGTCAAATTAATTCGTCAATATAACAATCGTATTAAAATTGAAGCATCAGGAAATATCACCCTAGAAACCATTCATGCAGTTGCAGAAACAGGAGTTGATTATATTTCTAGTAGTGCGCCGATTACCCAATCAAAATGGTTAGATTTGAGTATGAAAATAATGTAA